The Halorhabdus sp. BNX81 genome includes a region encoding these proteins:
- a CDS encoding thioredoxin family protein, translating to MTALDSEREAIERGEVAPDFELPGTDGETHALADFTDHKAVLVVFTCNHCPYAKAKFDPLNELAAEYDDLAVVGINANDSDEYPDDSFEKMVELVEDGTIAYDAYLRDESQDVARAYGAVCTPDPFLLENDGGEFRLAYHGRIDDAMSPDAEPTTFEMRAVVEDLLAGRELTDEFRPSRGCNIKWTDGSVRPE from the coding sequence ATGACTGCACTCGACTCCGAACGCGAGGCCATCGAACGCGGCGAGGTTGCCCCGGACTTCGAACTCCCCGGAACCGACGGCGAGACCCACGCCCTCGCGGACTTTACCGACCACAAGGCCGTGCTGGTGGTGTTCACCTGCAATCACTGCCCGTACGCCAAAGCGAAGTTCGACCCGCTGAACGAACTGGCGGCCGAATACGACGACCTCGCAGTCGTCGGCATCAATGCCAACGATAGCGACGAGTATCCCGATGACTCCTTCGAGAAGATGGTCGAACTCGTCGAGGACGGCACGATCGCCTACGACGCGTACCTCCGTGACGAATCCCAAGATGTCGCCCGCGCGTATGGCGCAGTCTGTACGCCCGACCCATTCCTGCTGGAAAACGACGGCGGCGAGTTCCGGCTGGCCTACCACGGCCGGATCGACGACGCGATGAGTCCCGACGCGGAACCGACGACCTTCGAGATGCGAGCCGTCGTCGAGGATCTGCTCGCCGGCCGGGAACTCACCGACGAGTTCCGGCCCTCGCGCGGGTGCAACATCAAGTGGACGGACGGCAGCGTCCGGCCCGAGTGA
- a CDS encoding mechanosensitive ion channel domain-containing protein, giving the protein MTRRLPYALVFLAVASASSALAVGRIGVPWFDPAGEALFVEALTIVTILSAAFGGYWLVLAYLSGHAVDKRRRHDARNVLRLTFGIVATVATLGALTDQWVGMLVSLGVVGFAVTFALQQPLFSLIGWFYILVNRPYQVGDRIAIEDTRGDVVSIGFFVTEVWEIDGDLVSTNQPSGRIITVPNSVVLSSHVVNFYGEGVPYVWNELSIQVAYETDLDYATEVMIAVADEHLGEEMANEITNYRDRLAETPVELDVTEEPTVNVRQAESWVELRLRYLVHPRRGTRARNAMYETILERFNDNPDRVAFPVSRSR; this is encoded by the coding sequence GTGACGCGACGACTTCCGTACGCGCTCGTCTTCCTTGCGGTCGCCAGCGCGAGTTCCGCTCTCGCCGTCGGTCGGATCGGCGTGCCGTGGTTCGACCCGGCCGGGGAAGCCTTGTTCGTGGAGGCGCTGACGATCGTCACGATCCTCTCGGCTGCCTTCGGCGGCTACTGGCTCGTCCTGGCGTATCTCTCGGGCCACGCTGTGGACAAGCGCCGCCGACACGACGCCCGGAACGTGCTTCGACTCACCTTCGGGATCGTCGCGACCGTCGCGACGCTGGGCGCGCTGACCGACCAGTGGGTCGGCATGCTCGTCTCGCTGGGTGTCGTCGGCTTCGCGGTCACCTTCGCCCTTCAACAGCCCCTGTTCTCGCTGATCGGCTGGTTCTACATCCTGGTCAACCGCCCCTACCAGGTCGGCGACCGGATCGCCATCGAGGACACCCGTGGGGATGTCGTCTCGATCGGCTTTTTCGTCACTGAGGTCTGGGAGATCGACGGCGACCTGGTCTCCACGAACCAGCCGTCGGGCCGGATCATCACCGTCCCGAACAGCGTCGTCCTCTCGAGTCACGTCGTCAACTTCTACGGCGAGGGGGTTCCCTACGTCTGGAATGAACTGTCCATCCAGGTGGCCTACGAGACCGATCTCGACTACGCGACCGAGGTGATGATCGCGGTCGCGGACGAACACCTCGGCGAGGAGATGGCCAACGAGATCACGAACTACCGCGATCGCCTCGCCGAGACCCCGGTCGAACTTGACGTGACCGAGGAGCCGACGGTCAACGTTCGACAGGCGGAGTCCTGGGTGGAGTTGCGCCTGCGATATCTCGTCCACCCGCGCCGGGGAACCCGTGCCCGGAACGCGATGTACGAGACGATTTTGGAGCGGTTCAACGACAACCCAGATCGCGTGGCGTTCCCGGTCAGCCGGAGTCGGTAA
- a CDS encoding O-methyltransferase: MPTVPAWIEDYATVVGPKPDDVIEEMDEYAVKKGFPTVGPAVGGWLEQLARMVGAESVFEFGSGYGYSAYWLARGLPATGEVVLTEIDKDELDLAREYLSRGDFETTIHYEHGDAIDIVGEYNGPFDVVLIDNEKTRYREAFEAVREKVAPGGIVVADNAITGRSIDSEAVQAVIEGERTTEAVSEMSAGIADLCLALRDATEYHSALLPLGEGVLVAYRD, translated from the coding sequence ATGCCAACCGTCCCTGCGTGGATCGAGGACTACGCGACAGTCGTCGGCCCGAAGCCCGATGACGTTATCGAGGAAATGGATGAATACGCCGTAAAGAAGGGGTTCCCGACAGTCGGGCCCGCGGTCGGCGGCTGGCTCGAACAGCTCGCTCGCATGGTCGGTGCCGAGTCCGTCTTCGAATTCGGCTCGGGCTATGGGTACTCAGCCTACTGGCTCGCCCGTGGACTCCCGGCAACTGGCGAGGTTGTCCTCACGGAGATCGACAAAGACGAACTCGACCTGGCAAGGGAGTACCTCTCCCGGGGCGACTTCGAGACCACGATCCATTACGAACACGGCGACGCTATCGACATCGTCGGGGAGTACAACGGCCCCTTCGACGTGGTGTTGATCGACAACGAGAAGACCCGATACCGGGAAGCGTTCGAGGCCGTTCGCGAGAAAGTCGCCCCCGGTGGGATCGTCGTCGCCGACAACGCGATCACCGGCAGATCGATAGATAGCGAGGCGGTCCAGGCAGTAATCGAGGGCGAACGAACGACGGAGGCAGTATCGGAAATGTCCGCTGGAATCGCGGATCTCTGTCTCGCCCTTCGAGACGCAACTGAGTATCATTCCGCGTTGCTCCCGCTGGGTGAGGGAGTACTTGTGGCATATCGCGATTAA
- a CDS encoding ABC transporter ATP-binding protein, which produces MILKTEQLGKRWGGDVWGIQDVSLELDSGVVGLLGPNGAGKSTLMQLISTVTKPTEGRITWNGTDIVDSPGTVRSVLGYLPQDFGVYPNLTATEFLEYMAALKGLPGGITDERIDELLTIANLTDYRDRKLETFSGGMRQRVGIAQALMNDPDLLIVDEPTVGLDPAERVRFRNVIADLTEDRIVVLSTHIVSDVESTATELVILDGGTVAAQTTPEGLMEDVDGTTWEWMVSSDRLSAVKATYPVTKTVRKSGGILIRAVSEDRPSSDASLVEPTLEDAYLWTIDNDGERQ; this is translated from the coding sequence ATGATTCTCAAAACGGAGCAACTCGGGAAGCGCTGGGGTGGTGATGTCTGGGGCATTCAGGACGTCTCTCTCGAACTCGATAGCGGTGTTGTCGGTCTCCTGGGCCCGAACGGGGCAGGGAAGTCGACATTGATGCAACTGATCTCGACGGTGACGAAGCCGACCGAGGGACGGATCACCTGGAACGGGACGGATATCGTAGATTCGCCGGGCACTGTCCGATCCGTACTCGGGTACCTTCCGCAGGATTTCGGCGTGTATCCGAACCTCACGGCAACGGAGTTTCTAGAATATATGGCCGCACTGAAGGGGTTACCCGGCGGGATAACGGATGAGCGCATCGACGAGCTACTGACTATCGCAAACCTCACAGACTACCGGGATCGGAAGCTCGAAACGTTTTCCGGCGGGATGCGACAGCGGGTCGGCATCGCACAAGCACTGATGAACGACCCGGACCTGTTGATCGTTGACGAGCCGACAGTGGGTCTAGATCCCGCAGAGCGAGTGCGTTTTCGGAACGTCATCGCCGATCTCACTGAGGATCGAATCGTGGTGTTGTCGACACACATCGTGTCTGACGTCGAGTCAACCGCCACGGAACTCGTGATCCTGGATGGAGGGACAGTGGCGGCACAGACGACGCCAGAAGGGCTCATGGAGGATGTCGATGGGACCACCTGGGAGTGGATGGTGTCAAGCGATCGTCTCTCTGCGGTGAAGGCCACCTATCCCGTGACCAAAACCGTCCGAAAGTCAGGCGGCATCCTGATTCGAGCCGTGAGCGAGGATCGGCCGTCGTCCGACGCGTCGCTCGTCGAACCAACGCTCGAGGATGCATACCTCTGGACGATCGATAACGATGGTGAGAGACAGTGA
- a CDS encoding ABC transporter permease subunit produces the protein MRGVFGVAKADFTERIRDRRFLVVILASVYLGHLVSVGHMEMALGDDAFRGVHNAAWLGTNMAIAASVAIAVFGFYYTKQAISRDREQGPGKLIASSPISTPAYLVGKWLGTLAILGVLLVSMAISVVVLFFLRGTGPVSATELLGPFVLFTLPVTTLVAAVAILFETIPVVRGWVGNLGYILGLAMLPVLSIDPLGVSFIVESMQQSISAQYPGFSGSGVSFGFVPGGDQRFTWEGVRISTELLRQRAGYLALSPVLVVLATIPFDRLDPAGGFKLPVAPGSRFSLPLGRRDGSKDEPEQKSPVAPIEDHSGESIVSQAGSLSTATAEHTFRPRGLLLAEVKLALSGRSRLWYAGFLGLLLGGIVAPVGVPLRIVLTLSWIWPLFIWSQIGVRERRHNTEKLVFTSKYPLAQLLAAWGASVVTIALLVAAPAIRMVLAADPVTALGLIGGVVVVPSVATASGVLSRTPRLFEIGYFLIWYVGIVNATPVLDFGGVVGPPPASVFGFFGAGIIALIVAVLYRTKRIKA, from the coding sequence ATGCGCGGTGTCTTCGGGGTCGCGAAAGCTGATTTCACCGAACGGATCCGGGATCGACGGTTCCTCGTCGTCATCCTCGCGAGTGTCTATCTCGGCCATCTCGTCTCGGTCGGACACATGGAAATGGCGCTGGGAGACGACGCGTTCCGTGGCGTCCACAACGCTGCCTGGCTTGGGACCAATATGGCGATCGCGGCGAGCGTCGCGATCGCAGTCTTCGGGTTTTACTACACGAAACAGGCGATCAGTCGGGATAGAGAGCAGGGACCGGGAAAGTTGATCGCCTCGAGTCCGATCAGTACGCCCGCGTATCTCGTCGGAAAATGGCTGGGGACCCTTGCGATATTGGGCGTGCTTCTGGTTTCGATGGCGATCTCGGTCGTCGTGCTGTTCTTTCTTCGTGGGACAGGGCCCGTCAGCGCCACGGAGCTGTTAGGGCCGTTCGTTCTGTTCACACTGCCGGTGACAACACTTGTCGCCGCTGTCGCCATCCTGTTCGAAACGATACCGGTCGTCCGTGGATGGGTCGGAAATCTCGGGTATATTCTGGGACTGGCAATGTTGCCCGTCCTTTCGATCGACCCCCTGGGTGTTTCATTCATCGTCGAAAGCATGCAACAGTCCATTTCAGCACAGTATCCCGGGTTTTCGGGTAGTGGCGTTTCCTTTGGCTTCGTACCTGGGGGCGATCAGCGGTTTACCTGGGAGGGCGTACGTATCTCGACCGAATTGCTCCGGCAACGAGCCGGATACCTTGCGCTCTCACCCGTGCTGGTAGTCCTCGCGACGATCCCGTTTGATCGGCTCGACCCGGCCGGTGGGTTCAAGCTGCCAGTTGCTCCGGGTAGCCGGTTCAGCCTGCCCCTGGGAAGGCGTGACGGCTCCAAAGACGAACCCGAGCAAAAATCGCCGGTCGCGCCGATCGAGGATCATTCGGGGGAGTCGATCGTTTCCCAAGCGGGATCGTTGAGCACCGCCACTGCCGAGCACACATTCCGGCCACGGGGACTGCTTCTCGCGGAGGTAAAACTCGCGCTATCGGGTCGGTCTCGCTTGTGGTACGCCGGATTTCTGGGCCTTCTCCTGGGCGGTATCGTCGCACCTGTCGGGGTCCCACTGCGGATCGTGCTCACACTGTCCTGGATCTGGCCGCTGTTCATCTGGTCTCAGATCGGCGTGCGAGAGCGCCGACACAACACCGAGAAGCTTGTCTTCACGTCGAAGTATCCCCTGGCGCAGTTGCTTGCCGCGTGGGGGGCAAGCGTGGTTACGATCGCCCTACTCGTGGCCGCACCCGCGATTCGAATGGTGCTGGCTGCCGATCCAGTGACTGCACTCGGATTGATCGGCGGGGTCGTTGTGGTGCCATCAGTGGCAACTGCTTCCGGCGTGTTGTCCCGAACCCCACGGCTGTTCGAGATCGGGTATTTCCTGATCTGGTACGTCGGAATCGTCAACGCGACGCCGGTTCTCGACTTCGGCGGTGTCGTCGGTCCACCACCAGCGAGTGTGTTCGGGTTCTTCGGGGCCGGAATCATCGCGCTGATCGTTGCAGTGTTGTACCGTACCAAGCGGATAAAAGCATGA
- a CDS encoding ABC transporter ATP-binding protein translates to MIDTATEPAVRVRNVRKTYSTASGTVTALDGVSFDIDAGTVVGILGPNGAGKTTLIKSMLNLVEPTAGQIEIYGIDVANGGSELYRTVSAMLEGARNIYWRLSLRENLYYFTSLQGIDPNSVTDDNLRIVESLGLTEKLDEPVNSLSRGMKQKAILACVLARRTELLFLDEPTLGLDVEASIALQRTLRKMTAERDKTVVLSSHDMDVIQELCDRVIVLCDGELIVDDSVSSLLKAFKTQSHRLRLAEPLPERRRRRIEGLSSNVSWTDNEYFELEATLEQPEDYYELLSILEDAGARIRLAETQTPDLEDVFLHVTNNTADPIEERAVRED, encoded by the coding sequence ATGATCGATACAGCAACCGAGCCGGCAGTTCGAGTTCGGAACGTGCGGAAAACGTACTCCACAGCAAGTGGCACAGTCACTGCGTTAGACGGCGTCTCGTTCGATATTGACGCAGGAACCGTGGTCGGGATTCTTGGGCCGAACGGCGCGGGGAAAACAACACTGATCAAATCGATGCTGAATCTCGTGGAACCGACGGCTGGGCAAATCGAGATATACGGTATCGACGTCGCAAACGGCGGCAGTGAGCTATACCGCACCGTCTCTGCGATGCTCGAGGGGGCCAGGAACATCTACTGGCGGCTCTCGTTGCGTGAGAACCTCTATTACTTTACCAGTCTGCAGGGAATCGACCCGAACAGTGTCACGGATGATAACTTACGGATCGTTGAATCACTTGGCCTGACTGAGAAACTTGACGAGCCTGTCAACTCGCTGTCCCGGGGAATGAAACAAAAGGCCATCCTGGCCTGTGTGCTTGCCAGACGAACCGAATTGCTCTTTCTCGACGAACCCACGCTCGGATTAGACGTCGAAGCGTCGATCGCACTCCAGCGGACACTCCGAAAAATGACGGCAGAACGCGACAAAACAGTCGTTTTGAGTAGCCATGATATGGACGTCATTCAGGAGCTCTGTGACCGCGTTATCGTCCTCTGTGATGGGGAGTTGATCGTCGACGATTCGGTCTCCTCCTTGCTCAAAGCATTCAAAACGCAATCCCACCGCCTCCGCTTAGCAGAGCCGCTACCGGAGCGCAGGCGTCGCCGAATCGAGGGGCTCAGCAGTAACGTCTCCTGGACGGACAACGAGTATTTTGAGCTCGAAGCGACACTCGAACAGCCGGAGGATTACTACGAGTTACTCTCGATACTGGAAGATGCTGGGGCACGGATACGACTGGCAGAGACGCAGACACCGGATCTCGAAGACGTCTTTCTCCACGTGACGAACAATACAGCGGATCCGATCGAAGAACGCGCCGTGAGGGAAGACTAA
- a CDS encoding ABC transporter permease, whose product MESNITLFKATFNKSVWLLKRYLFNTVMLLVGLYVLFVMLFVGGKEIAPTVVADSLGPLIVGYFVWIMATKAYQETSSDITREAQWGTLEQLHLTPYGIGRVVIFTSLVNVLITLLMGGAMLLAMLLTLAVLSSGVTLQIDLLTVVPLTILTVLPVIGLGLFFGGLALLYKRVGEVASLMQLLFIVFLALPVDAHPALRVLPLTLGTTLLEQAMTTGTAVWQFPVSELVVLLSTAFVYLVGGYLLFQVLLNRARKLGVLGHY is encoded by the coding sequence ATGGAGAGCAATATCACGCTGTTCAAAGCAACGTTCAACAAATCCGTCTGGCTGTTGAAGCGGTACCTGTTTAATACAGTTATGCTGCTTGTCGGGCTGTATGTCCTGTTTGTAATGCTCTTCGTTGGCGGGAAAGAAATAGCCCCCACGGTCGTCGCCGACTCACTCGGGCCACTGATTGTCGGGTACTTTGTCTGGATTATGGCGACCAAGGCCTATCAGGAGACCTCGAGCGATATCACGCGGGAAGCACAATGGGGCACTCTCGAACAATTACATCTCACTCCCTATGGAATCGGCCGTGTCGTCATTTTCACGAGCCTGGTGAACGTACTCATCACGCTGCTCATGGGCGGGGCCATGCTCCTGGCAATGCTGCTCACCTTGGCGGTGCTGTCTTCGGGAGTGACGCTACAGATCGATCTGTTGACGGTGGTCCCGTTGACAATTCTCACGGTACTCCCGGTTATCGGTCTCGGTCTGTTTTTCGGCGGATTGGCGCTTCTATACAAGCGCGTCGGAGAGGTGGCCTCGCTGATGCAACTCCTGTTCATCGTTTTTCTCGCGCTACCCGTGGACGCACATCCTGCACTCCGAGTACTCCCACTGACACTCGGCACCACACTGCTTGAGCAAGCAATGACGACAGGGACAGCAGTATGGCAGTTCCCCGTCTCAGAACTCGTTGTGTTGCTCAGCACGGCATTCGTCTATCTTGTGGGCGGATATCTGCTCTTTCAGGTCCTCCTGAACCGTGCACGTAAACTGGGTGTGCTTGGACATTACTGA
- a CDS encoding chemotaxis protein CheC — MSLMIDIRKLALFNKMAKEGGNTVADHLSTMTGMETEMEITKINFIDVPDIKTHVGDDKQIGISIELAEPPHGHILFLLNAASAKDLARGMIGDMGGSDPDQDGFTEMERSAIQEIGNIMTSGFIDGWANVLETTIDISTPTFTYGPGSGMVDELVGERDSDMALMFDSRVQALDSDIDVKVYTFPQLDELVELMQEIEV; from the coding sequence ATGAGTTTGATGATCGACATCCGGAAGCTCGCGTTGTTCAACAAGATGGCCAAGGAGGGCGGCAACACGGTTGCCGACCACCTCTCGACGATGACGGGGATGGAGACCGAGATGGAGATCACCAAGATCAACTTCATCGACGTCCCGGACATCAAGACTCACGTCGGCGACGACAAACAGATCGGGATCAGCATCGAACTCGCGGAACCACCCCACGGCCACATCCTCTTTCTGTTGAACGCGGCGAGTGCGAAGGATCTCGCTCGCGGGATGATCGGTGACATGGGTGGGAGCGACCCGGATCAGGACGGATTCACCGAGATGGAACGGTCGGCGATCCAGGAGATCGGCAACATCATGACCTCCGGGTTCATCGACGGGTGGGCGAACGTCTTAGAGACCACCATCGACATCTCGACGCCGACGTTCACCTACGGCCCGGGCAGCGGAATGGTCGACGAACTCGTGGGCGAACGTGACTCCGACATGGCGCTGATGTTCGACTCCCGGGTCCAGGCACTGGACTCCGACATCGACGTGAAGGTCTACACCTTCCCACAGCTCGACGAGCTCGTCGAGTTGATGCAGGAAATCGAGGTTTGA
- a CDS encoding universal stress protein, with protein MGTQILIPTDGTDRTRGRVKRAFDLASREDAAVHALYVVDTQRYGEPALSSVEVLIECFEDTGRDHLCSLVEEGKRQGVTVEKHCRRGNPATEIAAAAEELSVDLVIPCLSAVTPAQLRRKGIAADRIADPRSPITA; from the coding sequence ATGGGAACACAGATACTCATTCCGACGGATGGCACTGACCGGACGCGCGGGCGAGTCAAGCGCGCGTTCGACCTGGCTAGCCGCGAGGATGCAGCGGTTCACGCGCTGTACGTGGTCGACACCCAGCGATACGGGGAGCCAGCCCTGAGCAGTGTCGAGGTCCTGATCGAGTGCTTTGAAGATACGGGACGTGACCATCTGTGCTCGCTCGTAGAGGAAGGCAAGCGCCAGGGTGTCACCGTCGAGAAACACTGTCGGCGTGGTAATCCGGCCACCGAGATCGCAGCCGCTGCCGAGGAACTCTCCGTTGATCTCGTGATCCCATGTCTGTCGGCGGTTACCCCGGCACAGCTCCGTCGAAAGGGCATTGCGGCTGACCGCATCGCCGACCCACGGTCCCCGATCACGGCCTGA
- a CDS encoding HAMP domain-containing sensor histidine kinase, which yields MDLIRLGSGASVSATGVVVFAIALSAVWNGFASLYDLALAGLGIVVGLTLVAAGAALVVLDALRTDHVLRVAGWNALGVVVLGLVLALVTASPSVSLPPAVVADVLGVSAVAHVLIGVNDVRRIRVGELARERQKLAVLNRIVRHNLRNDAQVLLGNSEVLAAELDDDRLGGMADAIATKATSLASMNEKLGQFQAAIDHDPADERAVDVSETVSSVVDDLGDEYPEANIETDVPEGVSVRADEKLADALRETIENAVVHGGGAVTVMASHRNGDVEIRVADSGPGIPTHELTSIADESEITQLEHGTGVGLWVIRSTVDAYDGTLSFDTDDGTTVTIRLATV from the coding sequence ATGGATCTCATCCGTCTCGGGAGTGGCGCGTCGGTCAGTGCGACCGGCGTCGTCGTCTTCGCGATCGCGCTGTCGGCCGTTTGGAACGGATTCGCTTCGCTGTACGATCTCGCCCTGGCGGGTCTCGGGATCGTCGTTGGCCTCACGCTGGTCGCGGCCGGCGCGGCGCTGGTCGTTCTCGACGCGCTCCGGACCGATCACGTGCTCCGCGTGGCTGGCTGGAACGCCCTCGGCGTGGTGGTTCTTGGCCTCGTCCTCGCCTTGGTCACCGCGAGCCCATCAGTGTCGCTGCCACCCGCGGTCGTCGCCGACGTCCTGGGTGTCAGCGCCGTTGCCCACGTCCTCATCGGCGTCAACGATGTCCGCCGTATCAGGGTCGGTGAACTCGCACGCGAACGGCAGAAACTCGCCGTCCTCAACCGGATCGTTCGACACAACCTCCGTAACGACGCCCAGGTCCTGCTGGGTAACTCCGAAGTGCTGGCCGCCGAACTCGACGATGACCGGCTCGGTGGCATGGCCGATGCCATCGCCACCAAGGCGACGTCACTGGCGTCGATGAACGAGAAACTGGGGCAGTTCCAGGCCGCGATCGATCACGATCCGGCCGACGAACGTGCCGTCGACGTGAGTGAAACCGTCTCCTCGGTCGTCGATGACCTTGGCGACGAGTATCCCGAGGCGAATATTGAGACGGATGTACCCGAGGGGGTGTCCGTCCGCGCTGACGAGAAACTTGCCGACGCGCTCCGGGAAACGATCGAAAACGCCGTCGTTCACGGTGGTGGTGCCGTGACCGTGATGGCGTCCCACCGCAATGGGGATGTCGAGATTCGTGTCGCGGATAGCGGGCCGGGCATCCCAACCCACGAACTGACTTCGATCGCCGACGAATCAGAGATCACGCAACTCGAACACGGTACCGGTGTCGGTCTATGGGTCATCCGGTCGACCGTCGACGCCTATGACGGGACGCTTTCGTTCGACACCGACGACGGAACGACGGTGACGATTCGACTGGCTACAGTCTAA
- a CDS encoding Gfo/Idh/MocA family oxidoreductase — protein MAAIRYGIVGCGGIGETHAEAVRATEGVRLLACANRSAAGAREFADAYDLDAWYTDVTAMIERHNVDAVSVCTPSGTHAPVTIEAAHAGADVLCEKPLDVYADRMDRMLTACEDAGVTLAGVFQERFQPATRRAKEAIEAGELGEPVLGDGQVKWFRPQAYYDGADWKGTRELDGGVLLSQAIHTIDRLQWLMGGIESVRAVTDIHDRELAGGCETTAGVAVRFENGALGTVSATTATKGGDDRIEINGTDGSITLAGGAIDSFEVGTGERTQYGAETDEVDVHVEPLEWGEGHARVVEDFVDALREGREPAVPGTEARRAVDGILAAHAADKRDESVAVEAVRAGRIPEVNATDRSR, from the coding sequence ATGGCAGCAATCCGGTACGGCATCGTCGGCTGTGGCGGGATCGGGGAGACACACGCCGAGGCTGTCAGGGCGACCGAAGGTGTGAGACTCCTCGCGTGTGCAAACCGATCCGCCGCGGGTGCTCGCGAGTTTGCCGACGCCTATGACCTCGACGCCTGGTATACCGACGTCACCGCGATGATCGAACGGCACAACGTCGACGCCGTCAGCGTCTGCACCCCGAGCGGCACACACGCGCCCGTTACGATCGAAGCAGCCCACGCCGGTGCGGACGTTCTCTGTGAGAAACCCCTGGACGTCTACGCCGACCGGATGGACCGGATGCTCACTGCCTGCGAAGACGCCGGCGTGACATTGGCGGGGGTCTTCCAGGAGCGGTTTCAACCGGCGACCCGACGGGCCAAAGAGGCGATCGAAGCCGGCGAACTCGGCGAACCGGTGCTTGGCGACGGCCAGGTCAAGTGGTTTCGGCCCCAGGCGTACTACGACGGGGCAGACTGGAAAGGAACCCGCGAGCTGGACGGGGGCGTCCTCCTGAGCCAGGCGATCCACACGATCGACCGATTGCAGTGGCTGATGGGCGGCATCGAATCAGTCCGGGCCGTGACCGACATCCACGACCGGGAGCTGGCTGGCGGGTGTGAGACAACTGCCGGAGTGGCCGTCCGTTTCGAAAACGGCGCGCTTGGGACCGTGTCCGCGACGACCGCGACCAAAGGCGGGGACGATCGGATCGAAATCAACGGCACTGACGGCTCGATCACACTCGCCGGCGGCGCGATCGACTCCTTTGAGGTCGGGACCGGCGAACGGACCCAGTACGGTGCGGAGACCGACGAGGTCGACGTCCACGTCGAACCACTCGAATGGGGCGAGGGGCATGCACGCGTCGTCGAGGACTTCGTCGACGCGCTTCGCGAGGGACGGGAACCGGCAGTTCCGGGCACGGAAGCCAGACGGGCGGTCGACGGGATTCTGGCCGCCCATGCTGCCGACAAACGTGACGAGTCAGTCGCTGTCGAGGCCGTCCGTGCGGGCCGGATTCCGGAGGTCAACGCGACCGACCGCAGCAGGTAA